From Lolium perenne isolate Kyuss_39 chromosome 5, Kyuss_2.0, whole genome shotgun sequence, a single genomic window includes:
- the LOC127303180 gene encoding uncharacterized protein, whose protein sequence is MVPGGPTKLATTWADYEDAPAVGFATAAEAVTTKFWCFYRVDPEHDTQARLTLRGACERLTPQQWYNQKFTSASAFWANKGKRVKKEYYVGNEPTEEWAMTIEEYMSVCPEWAEQHREAWEELIRARWLRQDEEFAAVSRRNMENRGTGGTHCAGNRDYTRFKGKKVAEAPPGVVLHDAQIYDMMRTKQKPNPALPQPQYYGNAKAAKEDYCDMVKSRHPEVDDPLSIPVDEESLVLSGHGRPHGRFPWLNKAVKPTHSTSYTRLKHTLTADSPQPRPRPARPPAYDPDFEAAFEACNEAYQQAAAQWNRSNTAYMTYISVSLNLSSRASR, encoded by the exons ATGGTCCCCGGTGGCCCgacgaagctagccactacttgggcggactatgaggatgcccctgccgtaggcttcgcgacagctgctgaggctgtgaccaccaagttctgg tgcttctatcgtgtggacccggagcatgacacgcaggcgcgtctcactttgcgtggcgcttgcgagaggttgacaccgcagcagtggtacaaccaaaagttcaccagcgctagtgccttctgggctaacaagggtaagagggtcaagaaggagtactatgttggtaacgagcctacggaggaatgggcaatgaccattgaggagtacatgtcg gtttgtcccgagtgggccgagcagcatagggaggcatgggaggagctgattagggcgaggtggctcaggcaggacgaggagtttgcagccgtgtcgaggcgtaacatggagaaccgaggcaccggtggcacacactgcgcgggaaaccgcgactacacccgcttcaaggggaaaaag gtggccgaggcaccacctggggtggtgcttcatgatgcccagatatatgacatgatgcggacgaagcagaagcccaatcccgcattgcctcagccacaatactacggcaatgccaaggccgccaaggaggactactgcgacatggtcaagtctcgtcaccccgaggtggatgaccccttgagcattccggtcgacgaggagtcgttggtcctgtcggggcacgggcgtccgcatggccgtttcccttggctgaataaggcggtcaagcctacccactccacgagctacacgcgcctcaagcataccctcaccgccgacagcccccagcctcgtccacggcctgctcgtccacccgcctacgat cctgacttcgaggcggccttcgaagcctgcaatgaagcgtatcagcaggccgctgcccagtggaataGGTCGAATACGGCCTATATGACGTATATATCAGTAAGTCTGAATCTTTCTTCTCGcgcaagtagatga
- the LOC127303179 gene encoding uncharacterized protein, translating into MVTREMKQLDRANIKAIKRQVVKGEAPIVNFTVNGHEYNYGYYLADGIYPSWPVFMKGVTLPQSETHRLFTAAQSSWRKDVECAFGVLKARFNILAVPGRSYSRCTLGLIMRACVILHNMIIDDEHGTNLENIYEIVDSNVGPAIHNHAPPSLAARIQMDNEMRDSPMYTQLQHDLIEHGWANA; encoded by the exons ATGGTCACGCGGGAGATGAAGCAGCTGGACAGGGCCAATATCAAGGCGATTAAGCGACAAGTAGTCAA GGGAGAAGCACCCATAGTGAACTTCACGGTGAATGGACACGAGTACAACTATGGTTACTACCTTGCCGATGGCATCTACCCCTCCTGGCCGGTGTTCATGAAAGGTGTTACTCTTCCACAAAGTGAAACACATCGACTATTCACTGCTGCTCAATCATCTTGGCGCAAAGATGTCGAGTGTGCCTTTGGAGTGCTGAAGGCTAGGTTCAACATTCTAGCAGTTCCGGGACGCTCCTACTCGAGGTGTACTCTTGGGTtgatcatgcgtgcatgtgtcattCTGCACAATATGATCATCGACGATGAGCATGGTACAAATTTGGAGAACATCTATGAGATAGTTGATTCCAATGTCGGCCCTGCAATACACAACCATGCACCACCAAGCCTAGCAGCCAGGATTCAGATGGACAACGAAATGAGGGACTCACCGATGTATACACAGCTCCAGCATGATTTGATTGAGCATGGGTGGGCTAATGCCtag